In Vibrio bathopelagicus, the following are encoded in one genomic region:
- a CDS encoding type II secretion system protein N has product MKRGLSFKYGLLFSVIFIVFFSVSLLLHLPAAFALKHAPVVRGLSIEGVEGTVWQGRANNIAWQRVNYGSVQWDFQFSKLFQAKAELAVRFGRNSDMNLSGKGRVGYSMSGAYAENLVASMPARNVMKYAPVIPVPVSIAGQVELTIKHAVHAQPWCQSGEGTLAWSGAAVDSPVGSLDLGPVIADITCEDNTIAAKGTQKSEQVDSEFSASVTPNQSYTSAAWFKPGAEFPPAMQSQLKWLGNPDSQGKYQFTYQGRF; this is encoded by the coding sequence GTGAAACGCGGTTTATCTTTCAAATATGGTCTGTTATTCAGCGTCATTTTTATCGTTTTTTTCTCGGTAAGCTTGTTGCTACACTTGCCCGCTGCTTTTGCTCTCAAGCATGCGCCCGTTGTGCGTGGTTTAAGCATCGAAGGCGTTGAGGGCACTGTTTGGCAAGGTCGCGCTAACAATATTGCTTGGCAGCGTGTCAATTACGGCTCAGTGCAGTGGGACTTCCAGTTCTCTAAACTATTCCAAGCCAAAGCAGAACTTGCAGTTCGCTTTGGCCGTAACAGCGATATGAACTTATCCGGTAAAGGTCGTGTTGGGTATAGCATGAGCGGTGCTTACGCGGAAAACTTAGTGGCATCCATGCCAGCAAGAAACGTGATGAAATATGCGCCAGTTATTCCAGTACCCGTTTCTATTGCAGGACAAGTTGAATTGACGATCAAACATGCGGTTCATGCTCAGCCTTGGTGCCAATCGGGCGAAGGTACGCTTGCTTGGTCTGGTGCCGCAGTCGACTCACCAGTGGGTTCGTTAGACCTCGGTCCTGTGATTGCGGATATTACCTGTGAAGACAACACCATTGCCGCCAAAGGCACCCAAAAGAGCGAGCAAGTGGACAGTGAGTTCTCAGCGAGTGTAACGCCGAATCAAAGCTACACCTCGGCGGCATGGTTTAAGCCAGGTGCTGAATTCCCACCAGCGATGCAGAGCCAACTTAAGTGGTTGGGCAATCCTGACAGCCAGGGTAAGTACCAGTTTACCTACCAAGGTCGTTTTTAA
- the gspL gene encoding type II secretion system protein GspL: MSEFLTVRLSSEPQSPVQWLVWSTSQQEVIASGELSSWEQLDELTPYAEKRSCIALLPGNECLIKRVEIPKGAARQFDSMLPFLLEDEVAQDIEDLHLTILDKDASHATVCGVDREWLKHALELFREANITFRKVLPDTLAVPFEEQGISALQIEQHWLLRQGNYQAVSISEAWLPMFLQSDWVVASEEDQATTIFSYTAMPSDDVQQQSGLEWQAKPAELVMSLLSQQAIISSVNLLTGTFKTKSSFSKYWRVWQKVAIAACLLVAVIVTQQVLKVQQYEAQAEAYRAESERIFRAVLPGKQRIPTVSYLKRQMNDEAKKYGGSGDGDSLLGWLALLPETLGQVKSIEVESIRYDGNRSEVRLQAKSSDFQHFETARVKLEEKFVVEQGPLNRNGDAVFGSFTLKPHQ, from the coding sequence GTGAGCGAGTTTCTGACCGTTCGACTGAGTAGCGAACCACAAAGCCCTGTGCAGTGGTTAGTTTGGTCGACAAGCCAACAAGAAGTGATAGCAAGTGGTGAACTGTCTAGCTGGGAACAGCTTGACGAGTTAACGCCTTACGCTGAAAAGCGCAGCTGTATCGCTTTATTGCCGGGAAATGAATGCTTAATTAAGCGTGTTGAGATCCCGAAAGGTGCTGCTCGCCAGTTCGACTCTATGCTGCCGTTTTTGTTAGAAGACGAAGTGGCACAAGATATCGAAGACTTACATCTGACTATTTTGGATAAAGACGCGAGTCACGCTACCGTGTGTGGTGTGGATCGTGAATGGCTAAAACACGCTTTAGAGCTGTTTCGCGAAGCCAATATTACCTTCCGTAAGGTGCTACCAGATACACTAGCCGTACCTTTCGAAGAACAAGGCATCAGTGCGTTGCAGATAGAGCAACATTGGCTATTGCGCCAAGGTAACTATCAAGCGGTATCGATCAGCGAAGCATGGTTACCGATGTTCCTGCAAAGTGACTGGGTTGTCGCTAGTGAGGAAGATCAAGCGACGACAATTTTCAGCTACACCGCGATGCCGAGCGACGACGTTCAGCAGCAAAGTGGTCTCGAGTGGCAGGCTAAGCCTGCTGAATTGGTGATGTCTTTATTGAGTCAGCAAGCGATCATAAGCAGCGTAAATTTACTGACTGGCACCTTTAAAACCAAATCTTCATTCAGTAAATATTGGCGTGTTTGGCAGAAAGTGGCGATTGCTGCTTGTTTGCTGGTGGCCGTGATTGTGACTCAACAAGTGTTGAAGGTTCAGCAGTATGAAGCGCAAGCTGAAGCTTACAGAGCCGAGAGTGAACGTATTTTTAGAGCTGTGCTGCCAGGTAAACAACGAATTCCGACAGTAAGCTACCTTAAGCGTCAGATGAATGATGAAGCTAAGAAATACGGTGGCTCAGGCGATGGTGACTCCTTACTCGGTTGGCTAGCATTGTTGCCAGAAACCTTAGGGCAAGTGAAGTCGATCGAGGTGGAAAGTATTCGTTATGATGGCAACCGCTCTGAGGTTCGACTACAGGCTAAAAGTTCTGACTTCCAACACTTTGAGACCGCAAGGGTGAAACTCGAAGAGAAGTTTGTCGTTGAGCAAGGACCATTGAACCGCAATGGCGATGCCGTATTTGGCAGTTTTACTCTTAAACCCCATCAATAA
- the gspK gene encoding type II secretion system minor pseudopilin GspK, translating into MIRRTNKRIATRSTFGHKQRGVALIIILMLLAIMATIAGSMSERLFTQFKRVGNQLNYQQSYWYSIGVEALVQDGIRQSYKDSDTVNLSQPWALEEQVYPLDYGQVSGRIVDAQACFNLNALAGVTTTSSNQTPYLVTVWQTLLENQDVEPYQAEVIANSSWEFVDSDTRTTSSSGVEDSTYEAMKPSYLAANGLMADESELRAVYQVTGEVMNKVRPFVCALPTDDFRLNVNTLTEKQAPLLEAMFAPGLSESDAKQLIDKRPFDGWDTVDAFMAEPAIVGVSAEVSKKAKAYLTVDSAYFELDAEVLVEQSRVRIRTLFYSSNRETVTVVRRRFGGISERVSDRSTE; encoded by the coding sequence ATGATTCGTCGAACTAACAAGCGTATAGCGACAAGGTCAACTTTCGGGCACAAACAGCGTGGTGTCGCGCTGATCATTATTTTGATGCTATTGGCGATCATGGCCACCATTGCTGGCAGCATGTCTGAGCGTTTGTTTACTCAATTCAAGCGTGTTGGTAATCAATTGAATTACCAACAGTCCTACTGGTATAGCATTGGTGTGGAAGCGCTTGTGCAAGACGGCATAAGGCAAAGCTACAAAGACAGTGATACTGTGAACCTAAGCCAACCATGGGCGTTAGAAGAGCAGGTATACCCATTGGATTATGGACAAGTCTCAGGTCGAATCGTCGACGCTCAGGCGTGTTTTAATCTCAATGCATTGGCTGGGGTGACGACCACTTCAAGTAACCAGACACCTTATTTAGTCACGGTTTGGCAAACCTTATTGGAAAACCAAGATGTTGAGCCTTATCAGGCTGAGGTTATCGCAAATTCCAGCTGGGAGTTTGTTGATAGTGATACCCGCACTACCTCTTCGTCTGGCGTAGAAGACAGCACTTATGAAGCGATGAAGCCATCTTATCTGGCGGCGAATGGCTTAATGGCGGATGAATCCGAGTTACGAGCGGTTTATCAGGTCACTGGTGAGGTGATGAATAAGGTTCGTCCATTTGTTTGTGCTTTACCCACCGATGATTTCCGATTGAATGTGAATACACTCACGGAAAAACAAGCACCTTTATTGGAAGCGATGTTTGCACCAGGCTTAAGTGAATCGGATGCAAAACAGCTGATAGACAAGCGCCCGTTTGATGGCTGGGATACGGTCGACGCATTTATGGCTGAACCTGCCATTGTTGGCGTGAGTGCCGAAGTCAGCAAAAAAGCGAAAGCATATTTAACTGTAGATAGTGCCTATTTTGAGCTAGATGCAGAGGTATTAGTTGAGCAGTCACGTGTACGTATACGGACGCTTTTCTATAGTAGTAATCGAGAAACAGTGACGGTAGTACGCCGTCGTTTTGGAGGAATCAGTGAGCGAGTTTCTGACCGTTCGACTGAGTAG
- a CDS encoding type II secretion system protein M translates to MRNMIEPLQAWWTSISQREQRLVVGCSVLFVLGIVYWGLLQPLSQRAELAQSRIQSEKQLLAWVTDKANQVVELRGSGGISASQPLNQSVPASMRRFNIELIRVQPRGEMLQVWIKPVPFNKFVDWLTYLKEKQGVEVEFMDIDRSDSPGVIEINRLQFKRG, encoded by the coding sequence ATGAGAAATATGATTGAACCACTCCAAGCGTGGTGGACTTCAATAAGTCAAAGAGAGCAACGATTAGTCGTTGGTTGCTCAGTTTTATTTGTGTTGGGTATCGTTTATTGGGGGTTATTGCAGCCACTCAGTCAGCGAGCTGAACTTGCACAAAGCCGCATTCAAAGTGAGAAGCAACTTCTGGCTTGGGTAACGGACAAAGCCAATCAAGTAGTTGAACTACGAGGCAGCGGTGGCATCAGTGCCAGTCAGCCTTTAAACCAATCTGTGCCAGCTTCTATGCGCCGTTTTAACATCGAGCTGATACGCGTACAACCACGTGGTGAGATGCTGCAAGTGTGGATTAAGCCTGTGCCATTTAATAAGTTCGTTGACTGGCTGACATACCTGAAAGAAAAGCAGGGTGTTGAGGTTGAGTTTATGGATATTGATCGCTCTGATAGCCCCGGGGTTATTGAGATCAACCGACTACAGTTTAAACGAGGTTAA
- the gspJ gene encoding type II secretion system minor pseudopilin GspJ — MWSTKSVWLTKSMRLIKNSSLTKSMLADKRTPRKQGLSSKGGGFTLIEVLVSIAIFATLSMAAYQVVNQVQRSNELSIERSARLNQLQRSLVILDNDFRQMAVRKFRTNGEEASSKLILMKEYLLDSDSVGIMFTRLGWHNPQQQFPRGEVTKVGYRIKEETLERVWWRYPDTPAGQEGVITPLLDDVEGFEIEFYDGSRWGKEWQTDKSLPKAVRLKLTLKDYGEIERVYLTPGGTLDQADDASSNDSSGSSEGNNDSSN; from the coding sequence TGTGGTCAACTAAGAGCGTGTGGTTAACTAAGAGTATGCGGTTAATTAAGAACAGCTCGCTAACTAAGAGCATGTTGGCAGATAAGCGTACACCACGTAAACAAGGTCTATCTTCAAAAGGGGGAGGCTTTACCTTAATTGAAGTCTTGGTCTCGATTGCTATCTTTGCCACGTTAAGTATGGCGGCTTATCAGGTGGTTAATCAGGTACAGCGAAGCAACGAGCTCTCAATCGAGCGCAGTGCCCGTTTGAATCAACTGCAACGCAGTTTAGTCATTTTAGATAATGATTTTCGCCAGATGGCGGTGCGAAAATTTCGTACCAATGGTGAAGAAGCATCATCTAAGCTGATCTTAATGAAAGAGTATTTACTGGATTCCGACAGTGTTGGCATCATGTTTACTCGTTTGGGGTGGCATAACCCACAACAGCAGTTTCCTCGCGGTGAGGTGACGAAGGTTGGCTACCGAATCAAAGAAGAAACGCTTGAGCGTGTATGGTGGCGTTACCCCGATACACCTGCAGGCCAAGAAGGTGTGATTACTCCTTTGCTTGATGATGTAGAAGGTTTTGAAATCGAATTTTATGACGGGAGTCGCTGGGGAAAAGAGTGGCAAACCGATAAGTCCCTGCCGAAGGCGGTAAGGTTAAAGCTAACCTTGAAAGACTATGGTGAGATAGAGCGAGTTTATCTCACTCCTGGTGGCACCCTAGATCAGGCCGATGATGCTTCAAGCAATGACTCTTCAGGCAGTAGTGAGGGGAATAATGATTCGTCGAACTAA